A genomic region of Nitrospira sp. contains the following coding sequences:
- a CDS encoding transcriptional regulator yields MAPHKGRKPKRYSQVARISIMLRRLSGGATVAELADEFQVTKRQVHRDLQQIEDSGYPLEQEEGKWRLPPGFKGLEVAVSPYELMSLHLALSHLTYLKGTPFVEDLETIIKKVEASLPDKVRNHLDRIITTFAPLQRPVRAYATQRQVIESVRKALLRQLTVVLHGYRKPGESPQDYKVNPYGLILYQYGLYLIGYSHHAAALRMFALERVKTITVTEDMFDLPSSVSLAKRLDRAFGLIDETPKEVKIWIAPEWAYFVQERSWHPTQRIKLQKDGSVILTMQCGGLDELTAWVLSFGPGAKVLGPQSLIDQVSSQLTAAAQSYRSLR; encoded by the coding sequence GTGGCTCCTCATAAGGGACGGAAACCTAAACGCTATAGCCAGGTCGCGCGCATCAGCATCATGCTGCGTCGGCTCAGTGGTGGGGCGACGGTGGCAGAACTGGCCGATGAGTTCCAAGTCACAAAGCGCCAGGTCCACCGAGATCTGCAACAGATTGAGGACTCAGGTTACCCATTAGAGCAGGAAGAGGGAAAATGGAGGCTTCCTCCAGGGTTCAAAGGGCTGGAGGTTGCAGTGTCACCGTACGAGCTTATGTCGCTCCATCTCGCGCTGAGCCATCTGACGTACTTGAAAGGCACACCGTTTGTTGAGGATTTGGAGACCATCATTAAAAAAGTTGAAGCGAGCTTGCCCGATAAGGTGAGAAATCATCTTGATCGAATCATCACGACCTTTGCGCCTCTCCAGCGGCCGGTCCGGGCCTATGCCACTCAAAGACAAGTCATCGAGTCCGTTCGAAAGGCATTACTTCGCCAACTCACGGTTGTTCTGCACGGCTACCGGAAGCCGGGAGAAAGCCCACAAGATTACAAGGTGAATCCCTATGGGCTGATTCTGTACCAGTATGGGCTGTACCTCATTGGGTATTCCCATCACGCGGCAGCGCTGCGAATGTTCGCGCTGGAGCGAGTCAAGACCATCACGGTCACAGAAGACATGTTCGATCTCCCCTCGTCTGTTTCTCTTGCGAAACGTCTCGATCGAGCCTTCGGTCTGATCGACGAGACACCGAAGGAAGTGAAAATCTGGATTGCGCCGGAGTGGGCCTATTTCGTCCAGGAACGAAGCTGGCATCCGACGCAGAGGATCAAGCTTCAGAAGGACGGTTCCGTGATTCTGACCATGCAGTGCGGCGGTCTCGACGAACTGACGGCATGGGTTCTGTCCTTCGGACCTGGGGCCAAGGTGCTCGGCCCGCAATCCCTGATCGACCAGGTCTCCAGCCAGCTGACAGCCGCCGCCCAATCATATCGATCCCTCCGCTAG
- a CDS encoding ATP-binding protein — translation MSESLFLQRQSSRFLAAHPREAGWVVHEFGGDSAEELSLNYLLDCLREWHPAAITRRTALPLVGAGTFRNSMPICAASEAGALNSDSEEANAYGWRGTIELIWNGHDIHCHVFSLMLGKGCFGIYFVATKSLAAFRELLLVLERYGKARLKEKKKEIYVVNGENIPVTASSWNDLVLPAPMVRDIRSNVEGFFASPERYTALGIPHRRGFLFAGPPGCGKTLTLKTLAFNTPAKFISMLGTVDVDDSMLRHALDLAEGCTPAVVLLEDLDRIVDAKGVSLSYFLNLLDGLKVLNGVLVIATCNEPDKLDPALLHRPSRFDRVWRFDLPKYEQRLELLQKKGGKYFSESALEKAARRSEGFSMAYAQEIVVNALLECAHEDLPPSDDHLFKSLDTLRMQRKEASKPGESMDERESVGFGLSGHGNR, via the coding sequence ATGAGTGAGTCCCTGTTTCTCCAGAGACAAAGTAGCCGGTTTCTTGCCGCGCATCCGCGTGAGGCAGGGTGGGTCGTCCATGAATTTGGCGGCGACTCGGCTGAAGAGCTGTCGCTGAACTACCTATTGGATTGCCTCCGAGAGTGGCACCCGGCGGCAATCACACGCCGCACGGCCCTCCCGCTCGTTGGGGCGGGAACGTTTCGAAATTCGATGCCCATCTGCGCTGCGTCCGAAGCAGGTGCCCTGAACAGCGATTCAGAAGAAGCAAACGCCTATGGCTGGCGAGGGACCATTGAATTGATCTGGAACGGCCACGACATCCATTGTCACGTGTTCTCACTTATGTTGGGCAAGGGCTGCTTTGGAATCTATTTCGTTGCGACCAAGTCCCTTGCTGCCTTTCGAGAACTTCTTCTCGTTCTGGAGCGGTACGGCAAAGCCAGACTCAAGGAAAAGAAGAAGGAGATCTATGTCGTCAATGGCGAGAACATCCCGGTGACCGCGAGTTCTTGGAATGATCTGGTGCTACCGGCCCCGATGGTGCGGGATATTCGGAGCAACGTCGAAGGGTTCTTTGCGAGCCCTGAACGGTACACGGCCCTAGGCATCCCCCACCGTCGTGGGTTTCTGTTTGCCGGGCCGCCAGGTTGCGGGAAAACGCTCACACTCAAGACACTGGCCTTTAACACTCCTGCGAAGTTCATTTCCATGCTGGGGACAGTGGATGTGGACGACAGCATGCTCCGTCATGCCTTGGATCTAGCCGAGGGGTGTACACCGGCGGTTGTCCTCCTGGAGGATCTCGACCGGATCGTGGATGCCAAAGGCGTGTCGTTGTCATACTTCTTGAATCTGTTGGATGGCCTCAAAGTGTTGAACGGGGTGCTCGTGATTGCGACCTGCAACGAACCGGACAAGCTCGACCCGGCGCTGCTTCACCGCCCGAGCCGGTTCGACCGAGTCTGGAGGTTTGACCTGCCTAAGTATGAACAGCGTCTTGAACTTCTTCAGAAGAAAGGAGGAAAGTACTTCTCCGAATCAGCGCTGGAAAAGGCGGCCAGACGATCCGAAGGATTTTCCATGGCCTATGCTCAAGAAATTGTGGTGAACGCCCTGCTCGAATGCGCACATGAGGATCTGCCGCCCAGCGACGACCATCTGTTCAAGAGTCTGGATACGCTTAGGATGCAACGGAAAGAGGCCTCGAAGCCAGGGGAATCGATGGACGAACGAGAGAGTGTGGGATTTGGTTTGTCCGGACATGGAAATCGCTAG
- a CDS encoding glyoxalase yields the protein MSQILFHLAFPIHDVEATLRFYVDGLGCTVGRRSKQAVTLGLAGHQLVAHLVPEQPSKQKGIYPSHFGLTFLSQEDWQALVDQAKAKGLTFYQQPRVRFPGTRIEHRTFFLEDPSHNLLEFKHYTYESAIFGEQDFSEVGDASEYSE from the coding sequence ATGAGCCAAATTCTCTTTCATCTCGCTTTTCCAATCCACGACGTAGAAGCCACGCTTCGGTTCTACGTCGATGGGCTCGGCTGTACAGTCGGGCGTCGATCGAAACAGGCGGTCACGCTCGGTTTGGCAGGCCATCAGCTCGTCGCGCATCTTGTGCCGGAACAGCCTTCGAAGCAGAAAGGAATTTATCCCAGTCATTTTGGCCTGACTTTTCTGTCGCAAGAAGACTGGCAGGCGTTGGTGGATCAGGCAAAGGCCAAGGGGCTGACGTTCTATCAACAACCTCGTGTGCGCTTTCCTGGGACACGCATCGAACACCGCACGTTCTTCCTTGAAGACCCATCCCATAACCTGCTGGAGTTCAAGCACTACACCTACGAATCGGCTATCTTCGGGGAGCAGGATTTCAGTGAAGTGGGTGATGCTTCTGAGTATTCAGAGTAG
- the mtgA gene encoding monofunctional biosynthetic peptidoglycan transglycosylase, producing the protein MDSRQKTDHSPTFLRHYTYDPPPPKSTGRRRVTRVLLRSTALIGLALGLLAMSWLITLPDTELLARTNPTSTALMDARQAQAKNQRRAIGRQWMWVPLSRISPHLRHAVVAAEDASFFTHEGFDWEGMKEAAKYNLEAGELKRGGSTITQQLAKNLYLSSERSLFRKAREALITRSLEQHLTKKRILELYLNVAEWGQGVYGAEAAARHHFGKPSSDLTADEAAWLAAILPSPRRYDPLRRTTFLARRHERILKWIDRQSATPIPIADE; encoded by the coding sequence ATGGATTCAAGACAGAAGACCGATCACAGTCCGACCTTTCTGCGTCACTACACATACGATCCTCCTCCTCCCAAGTCAACCGGCCGACGCAGGGTGACTCGTGTGCTCCTCAGAAGCACTGCACTCATCGGACTGGCGTTGGGCCTCCTGGCCATGAGCTGGCTGATTACGCTTCCCGACACAGAGCTCCTTGCAAGGACCAACCCGACCTCAACGGCCCTGATGGACGCTCGACAGGCTCAAGCGAAGAATCAACGTCGCGCGATCGGACGACAGTGGATGTGGGTACCGCTCTCACGTATCTCTCCTCACCTTCGCCATGCGGTCGTGGCAGCTGAAGATGCATCGTTTTTCACTCATGAAGGATTCGACTGGGAAGGAATGAAAGAAGCAGCGAAATACAATCTTGAAGCAGGCGAACTCAAGCGAGGTGGAAGCACCATTACTCAGCAACTAGCCAAAAACCTCTATTTGTCATCCGAACGGTCCCTGTTTCGAAAAGCACGGGAAGCCCTGATTACGCGTTCACTCGAACAGCATCTGACGAAAAAGCGTATTCTCGAATTGTACCTCAACGTCGCCGAGTGGGGGCAGGGCGTCTATGGCGCTGAAGCTGCGGCTCGTCATCACTTCGGAAAACCCTCGTCTGATCTCACAGCCGACGAAGCCGCCTGGCTGGCGGCCATTTTGCCGTCACCGCGTCGATATGATCCCTTGCGGAGAACCACGTTCCTCGCACGCCGCCACGAACGTATTCTGAAATGGATCGATCGGCAATCCGCAACACCCATACCAATCGCCGACGAGTAG
- a CDS encoding YihA family ribosome biogenesis GTP-binding protein codes for MKIFAAEFIKSCMSPEQFPSGTLHEVAFVGRSNVGKSSLINSLLNRRDLAKISRTPGKTRAVNVFLVSTSDPDLSQFHLVDLPGYGFAKVSKSVRTQWGPLMEDYLVDRASLLTVVMLVDSRVATDQDSQTLAWLRSIHRNPLIVATKVDKLKPGERVRTLKQTHRVLGLAEGEMLIPYSSITGDGRDQVWRAIRDVAGSLRTDLA; via the coding sequence ATGAAAATCTTTGCCGCTGAGTTTATCAAAAGTTGTATGTCTCCAGAACAATTTCCTTCCGGCACTCTCCACGAGGTAGCCTTTGTGGGGCGCTCCAATGTGGGCAAATCGTCGTTGATCAATTCGTTGCTCAATCGTCGAGATCTGGCAAAAATCAGCCGGACGCCAGGCAAGACGAGAGCCGTGAATGTGTTTCTCGTCTCGACCTCCGACCCGGATCTTTCGCAATTCCATCTCGTGGACCTGCCCGGCTATGGATTCGCCAAAGTGTCGAAATCGGTCCGTACCCAATGGGGACCGCTGATGGAAGACTATCTTGTCGACCGAGCCTCGCTGCTCACCGTCGTGATGTTGGTGGACAGCCGAGTTGCAACCGACCAGGATTCTCAGACTCTCGCGTGGCTGCGTTCGATCCACCGGAACCCCCTCATCGTTGCGACCAAGGTCGACAAGTTGAAGCCCGGCGAACGGGTTCGTACGCTCAAGCAGACCCATCGGGTCTTAGGACTCGCTGAGGGGGAGATGTTGATTCCGTATTCATCGATAACTGGGGATGGCCGGGATCAGGTGTGGAGAGCCATTCGCGACGTGGCCGGCAGCCTTCGCACGGACCTTGCGTGA